From Monomorium pharaonis isolate MP-MQ-018 chromosome 9, ASM1337386v2, whole genome shotgun sequence, the proteins below share one genomic window:
- the LOC105828308 gene encoding fatty acyl-CoA reductase wat isoform X2, with protein sequence MFMRAKKNKSSEQRFKEHFDNIIYDRLKKEQPNFNKKVIMIEAELSKLDLGLSEENRKCLLDVNVIFHVAATVRFNESIRIAVDINVRGTKQLLLFAKEMPNLKAFVYISTAFSYCVNNFIEEKFYPPPIETEKVLTLLDILDDEQLDKLAPTLLGKWPNSYAYTKAIAEYTVRQYSIGIPVCIIRPSIVTSTVEEPVPGWINNFYGAVGVVMGSAIGLLRTLHCDPDKVAEIVPADYVISHFIAASWDTAKRRNTLLSIENANPDVPATERTPIYNYVSICQNPITWRRFMKINEIYGMQVPSTHVLWYYMLFLNKHKFVHDICVIFLHMIPAMIVDTVLFLSGRKPMLLKAYRKINTFSSIISYFSSQEWRFNNDSVVKLWNRMNPADRKIFNFDMDNLNWESYLKHMIPGLRIYIANDPMETLEQGRQKYRRLKMCHYTLLTVLTILLVWGIISLINYIMLYFL encoded by the exons ATGTTTAtgagagcaaaaaaaaataaatcatctGAACAAAGATTCAAGGagcattttgataatatt atttatgaTAGATTAAAGAAAGAGCAGCctaactttaacaaaaaagtaataatgatAGAAGCTGAATTAAGCAAGTTGGATCTCGGATTATCAGAGGAAAATCGAAAATGTCTTTTAGACGTAAACGTAATTTTCCATGTGGCGGCAACTGTACGATTTAATGAATCAATTCGTATCGCGGTGGACATAAATGTAAGAGGAACGAAGCAGCTTCTTCTCTTCGCTAAAGAAATGCCGAATttaaaa gCATTCGTCTATATATCCACTGCATTTTCttattgtgtaaataattttattgaagaaaaattttatcctcCACCTATAGAAACGGAAAAGGTCTTAACTTTACTTGACATCTTGGACGATGAACAATTGGACAAACTCGCGCCTAC ATTGCTAGGTAAATGGCCAAATTCGTATGCATATACAAAGGCGATTGCTGAATATACTGTTAGACAATACAGTATCGGAATTCCAGTCTGTATCATACGACCTTCGATTGTAACATCAACGGTTGAAGAGCCCGTGCCTGGATggattaacaatttttacggAGCGGTGGGCGTAGTTATGGGCAGTGCTATAGGTTTATTGCGTACTTTACATTGTGATCCTGACAAAGTGGCAGAGATAGTGCCCGCTGATTATGTCATTTCGCATTTCATCGCCGCAAGTTGGGATACCGCTAAAAGAAg aaataCTCTATTGAGCATCGAGAATGCTAATCCGGATGTTCCAGCAACTGAGAGGACACCGATTTACAATTACGTATCGATTTGCCAAAATCCCATCACCTGGAGaagatttatgaaaataaatgagatATATGGTATGCAGGTACCAAGTACACATGTTCTCTGGTACTACATGCTTTTcctaaataaacataaattcgTGCACGATATTTGTGTCATATTTCTGCACATGATACCTGCTATGATAGTCGACACTGTACTCTTTCTCAGCGGCCGAAAACCAAT gCTATTGAAAGCATATAGGAAGATAAACACATTTTCGTCTattatatcgtatttttcgtCACAAGAATGGCGCTTCAATAACGATTCCGTTGTAAAGCTCTGGAATCGTATGAATCCAGCCGATCGCAAGATTTTCAATTTCGACatggataatttaaattggGAATCGTATCTCAAACACATGATACCTGGTTTGCGCATATATATAGCTAACGATCCAATGGAGACCTTAGAGCAAGGACGACAGAAATACAGAAG aTTGAAAATGTGCCATTATACTTTGTTAACAGTTTTAACGATTTTATTAGTATGGGGCATCATAagcttaataaattatataatgttgtatttcttgtag